Proteins encoded by one window of Phytohabitans houttuyneae:
- the nuoK gene encoding NADH-quinone oxidoreductase subunit NuoK: protein MSATNPEWYLVLAAVLFTIGAVGVLIRRNAIVLFMCIELMLNAANLALVTFSRINGNLDGQIMAFFVMVVAAAEVVVGLAIIMSIFRTRRSASVDDANLLKY, encoded by the coding sequence GTGAGTGCTACCAATCCCGAGTGGTACCTGGTACTCGCGGCCGTGCTGTTCACCATCGGCGCGGTCGGGGTGCTGATCCGGCGCAACGCGATCGTGCTGTTCATGTGCATCGAGCTGATGCTGAACGCGGCCAACCTCGCGCTGGTGACCTTCAGCCGGATCAACGGCAACCTCGACGGCCAGATCATGGCGTTCTTTGTCATGGTGGTGGCCGCCGCCGAGGTCGTGGTCGGGCTTGCGATCATCATGTCGATCTTCCGGACGCGGCGGTCGGCCAGCGTCGACGACGCCAACCTGTTGAAGTACTGA
- a CDS encoding NADH-quinone oxidoreductase subunit J produces MSSIAAAGGMSTGEAVTFWILVWPALIGAIGMVFARNAIHSALWLVLTMLCLGVFYVLQSAPFIGLAQIIVYTGAIMMLFLFVLMLVGRDASDSLIETLRGQRLAAVVLGIGFAGLVGTGVYRALADTTAVGLEQANASGNVQGIAALLFTKYVFAFEVTSALLITAALGAMVLAHIERRRGEKRTQPEMMRARFAPGNYPGPMPGPGVYATSDSVATPGRLPDGTLTDRSISQILPARELTSAETALKGTEK; encoded by the coding sequence ATGAGCAGCATCGCGGCGGCCGGCGGCATGTCCACCGGCGAGGCGGTCACCTTCTGGATCCTGGTGTGGCCGGCCCTGATCGGCGCGATCGGCATGGTCTTCGCGCGCAACGCGATCCACTCGGCACTGTGGCTGGTGCTGACCATGCTCTGCCTCGGCGTGTTCTACGTGCTGCAGTCGGCACCGTTCATCGGGCTGGCGCAGATCATCGTGTACACCGGCGCGATCATGATGCTCTTCCTCTTCGTGCTGATGCTGGTCGGCCGGGACGCGTCCGACTCGCTGATAGAGACGCTGCGCGGCCAGCGGCTCGCCGCGGTCGTGCTCGGCATCGGCTTCGCCGGGCTGGTCGGCACCGGCGTGTACCGGGCGCTCGCGGACACCACGGCGGTCGGCCTCGAGCAGGCCAACGCCAGCGGCAACGTCCAGGGCATCGCGGCGCTGCTGTTCACCAAGTACGTGTTCGCGTTCGAGGTCACCTCCGCGCTGCTGATCACGGCGGCGTTGGGCGCGATGGTGCTGGCGCACATCGAGCGCCGGCGCGGCGAAAAGCGCACCCAGCCGGAGATGATGCGGGCGCGCTTCGCGCCGGGCAACTACCCCGGCCCGATGCCCGGCCCCGGCGTGTACGCCACGTCCGACTCGGTCGCCACCCCCGGCCGCCTGCCGGACGGCACGCTGACCGACCGGAGCATCTCCCAGATCCTGCCCGCCCGAGAGCTCACATCTGCTGAGACGGCACTGAAGGGCACCGAAAAGTGA
- the nuoI gene encoding NADH-quinone oxidoreductase subunit NuoI, whose amino-acid sequence MSAIGAFKGFGVTFAHMFRKTVTTAYPFETPVSAPRYHGRHILNRHPDGLEKCIGCELCAWACPADAIYVEGGDNTEDQRYSPGERYASVYQINYARCIFCGLCIEACPTRSLTMSNEYELARDSRKDLIFTKEQLLAPLLPGMDQPPHPMYLGDTEKDYYLGALTNPGTSAGAERAPWSEQHTTDGSGTAGGGA is encoded by the coding sequence ATGAGCGCCATCGGAGCGTTCAAGGGGTTCGGGGTCACCTTCGCGCACATGTTCCGCAAGACGGTGACCACGGCGTACCCGTTCGAGACGCCGGTCTCCGCCCCGCGCTACCACGGGCGGCACATCCTCAACCGCCACCCGGACGGCCTGGAGAAGTGCATCGGCTGCGAGCTGTGCGCCTGGGCGTGTCCCGCCGACGCGATCTACGTCGAAGGCGGCGACAACACCGAGGACCAGCGCTACTCGCCGGGTGAGCGGTACGCCAGCGTGTACCAGATCAACTACGCCCGCTGCATCTTCTGCGGGCTGTGCATCGAGGCCTGCCCGACCCGCTCGCTGACCATGAGCAACGAGTACGAGCTGGCCCGGGACAGCCGCAAGGACCTGATCTTCACGAAGGAGCAGCTGCTCGCGCCGCTGCTGCCGGGCATGGACCAGCCGCCGCACCCGATGTACCTCGGCGACACCGAGAAGGACTACTACCTCGGTGCGCTGACCAACCCGGGCACTTCCGCGGGAGCCGAGCGGGCGCCGTGGTCGGAGCAGCACACCACGGACGGCTCGGGCACCGCCGGAGGTGGCGCATGA